One Euphorbia lathyris chromosome 1, ddEupLath1.1, whole genome shotgun sequence DNA segment encodes these proteins:
- the LOC136219822 gene encoding uncharacterized protein translates to MNFTILIFLISSLYFPQSVFTKNNITSTDSLDAFLLNSAFNTLIRHRPRTGALYTALLPSDLSGINASIVRLRSRRLWNVGANFTHFQIPPKTKTIPHVKRLAIVYQDLGNWSSHYYNIPGYAMVTPVVGFEVFNASRGKSVQRIGLDTRGRRIVIRFSNLRFFGGGAKKCVAFSFGENGGFRLDEVSEENVCYARDEGRFAIVVETKGGGGPRGKKVWLVWVLGGFVIGFGGIFLGVFYGMMCKKFVKSKKIEVMEKQAEEDSVLETMWVGSSKMPCATVTRTQPNIESSDGSRIH, encoded by the coding sequence ATGAATTTCACCATTTTAATCTTCTTAATTAGCAGTTTATATTTCCCCCAATCTGTATTCACCAAAAACAACATTACTTCCACTGATTCTTTGGATGCATTTCTCCTAAATTCTGCTTTCAATACTCTAATCCGGCACCGGCCGCGCACCGGTGCTCTCTACACCGCTCTTCTCCCTTCCGATCTGTCCGGAATCAACGCTTCAATAGTCCGTCTCCGAAGCCGGAGACTCTGGAATGTAGGTGCTAATTTCACTCACTTTCAAATTCCCCCCAAAACTAAAACAATACCTCATGTGAAAAGGCTTGCTATAGTCTATCAAGACTTAGGCAATTGGTCTTCACATTATTACAACATCCCGGGGTACGCAATGGTCACTCCGGTCGTGGGTTTCGAGGTTTTCAACGCCTCGAGAGGGAAAAGCGTACAGAGAATAGGTCTCGACACGAGGGGGAGACGCATTGTTATTCGTTTCTCGAATTTGAGATTTTTCGGAGGAGGAGCGAAAAAATGTGTTGCGTTTTCGTTTGGGGAAAACGGGGGGTTTCGGCTTGATGAAGTGAGTGAGGAGAATGTTTGTTACGCCCGAGATGAGGGGCGTTTTGCAATTGTAGTGGAGACGAAAGGCGGGGGTGGGCCGCGGGGGAAGAAGGTGTGGTTGGTGTGGGTATTGGGGGGATTTGTGATTGGATTTGGGGGGATTTTTTTGGGGGTTTTTTATGGTATGATGTGTAAGAAGTTCGTGAAGAGTAAAAAGATAGAGGTAATGGAGAAACAAGCTGAGGAAGATTCGGTGCTTGAAACTATGTGGGTCGGGAGTAGTAAAATGCCTTGTGCAACGGTTACCAGAACTCAACCGAATATTGAAAGTAGTGACGGATCCAGAATTCACTAA